The genomic region GATGCCATCGAAAGTTATCTGCGAGCTTGTGAACTAGACCCGCAGGATTCAGACCATTTCGCTCAGGTGGCGGACGAAATAGCCGAAGCTACGGCATACAAAGAACTCGGTGTGCATTCGAATCAGCGACTGCTTCCGGATGAGATTTCTAATTCATCTGTGATTGATTTCCTGGCTGCCGCTTTTTCATGCACATCGCTGACGCCAGAAACTATCACGTATGCGAGATCTGCAATCCTAGAAGCAGAGCTCCGTCAAGGAATTCTTGATGATTTGGTCGCCATGCGTCAGGGATCTACCGTAAAAATTGAGGGACGCGACATCTCCCTTCTTGCGAGGAGGGAGCGCTTGCAGCTAGTTCGGGAACATTATGCCCTCGTTCAGAGTGACCTAACGAAACCAGAGTGACGGCACAGCAGGCCGCACGCCAGTTGCGGAGCACCTTCCAAGTGGGTCACTTTTGATCCGGGGTTCCGCAGCGCGCGCACAGACGGTAGCCCACGGCCTTTGCGTCACCCAGCAGTATCCAACTTGCCTCCTGCAACTGCCGTCCGCCCCCAACAATGAGTCCGCACTGCTCGCTGCCATGGAACACCTCGCGGCCCTCCGGTGTGCTCGCGCGCACCAAGACAGCTGGCTCTCTAGAGCGGTCGACGCCCTCGTCGGCGTAGCACTCCTGCATATATTGCGCCGCGTCTTCCTGGCCGAACCCGTCCGGATACGGCAACTCCCTACCGCGCATCGTCGCCTCCCTGCTGCTGCGCCTTAGTCGCCGTGGAGCACTCTTTGCTTCAGCTCGCGCACGCGCTGAGCCAATTCCTTAGTGCGAGGCATTTTAAGGTGGAACTTCCTGTGAACCCGACGACTCAGCAAGAGAACTCTCGGCTCCATATCTAGGAGCTTTTTCCCTAGCGGATCTCCAGCTATTCGCGCTCTCGCAATTTGAATATCGCCGAGCACGGAGGGGCGCTCGGTCAGCATAAGGCCGCCCGCGTCACCCCGGCATATTATGTTTACAGTCAAGGTGCTTCTGGGACGGATGCGATCGACGCGAATCCGGACCACACGAGCATCCCAGTTCACAATCTCATTGGCTTCAAGTCGAGGCAGATCGAAACCGTCGACGCTCACTCGCAACAGATGCAAAAATGGGGCGCTCCCAGCATGAAAGGTGATCTCTTGCATCGCATCAAAGGGCTGCTCTGACTCATTCGCAAGAATGAACGAAACCTGATGTAGGTCATCCACTCGCTGACCATTTATGCGCGTTGAGATCGCCCTACCTTGCTCGCCGTCGGGAGCTATATCGCTGAGGGGGAGGAACTTTGGCATAATGAGCACCATCCCATTCAGCGCGTAACACGCCCCTTGGGGCTCCGTGAAGTCGCGCACAAGGGAAGTTCCGTTGACTTGCATTGTTATGCCGCCGCTATCAGGTTCCAGGCGGACGAACGTCTCAACTCCCGCCACTCTTCCGCTGATTGTGATTCCCTCGTCTGCGACGATGCCGTTCAGGATTCCGGAAAGCGTGATTTGATCACCGGGGTTAAGAAGGAAGGGGTCAACTTTCAGAACGCCTTCTCGAAGCTCAAGTGAATCGGAGCCTATGAAGTCGTCAATAGCCCCCCGGTTCACCTCAATCGCCCCACCCACAAATCGGCAAAGTTCACCAAAGTTGATGGACATGGGCCCTGCGAAATCGCTCGGCAGAATCGGCCCCCGGCCGGTATTCGCCAGTTTTAGTTTGAACGCCATCGGCCACACCAGGTTGAAGCCGCTTGGCTCTAGATGGACACTGAGAGGGCCTTGGTTGAAGTTATCGTAGGCGTCGTCGCTGCGATCCATGAGGAACGGTTCGCAATATGCGGTGTAGTGGATGCGCTTGAACGCACCACCTCTCTTTTGCCAGGCAAGCGCCGCAACCGCAACCACGAGTGACACTACGGCTATAGCAGTGCCGATCCAGAACTCCACAAGGCCCCCCTGCCCATTCCGTCGACCGGAGGAAGTGTACTGGCCATCCAGGTCGGCGGAGCGGCTTTGGGCTGGAGCTGCTTTGGGGCGAGTGATCATGGCCCCTTAAGCTTCCGGCGAGTCGGGCAGTCTGTGGACCTGCCCGTTAAAGCACGACGTTGGGGCCATGATCTTAGAGGCTCGCCCCAAAGTGGCTGCCTAAAGCCGTGGAGCCGACCGCCCCAGCCACAGAGGGTGTCTCCCACCTCATGCCCGCAGCTCGCTAGCGCGCCGCCGGGCGCGGCCAGCCGGGGCGGAGACAGGAGGCAGGCCGCGCCGCAGAGGCGGCGCGCGCCCGCGCCGTGCGCGGGCCTTGATGAACGTAGGGAAAGTTCTATCCCGCTGGGATGAGGCGTTTGCCGTCGTGGCTCCGCACGTGAGGGCCGTTGCCGTCCAGGGCATCCAAGAGCCGGATCGAGTAGACCTCCGCCATGCACTCCGACACTTCATCAGGCGTGAGCCACGCAACCGCGGTCGACTCGCTCGACGTTCGCTCCATGCCGCCTGACGGCTTGCAGCGGAAGACCAGGGCCACGATGCCCCGAGTCGTGTTCTTGTAGACCCCGGTGAGCTCGTCCACCTCGACGTGGATGCCCGTCTCCTCGAAGACTTCGCGGGCTACGCCGGTCTCCGGGGCCTCGCTGAGTTCGAGCACTCCGCCCGGGAGCTCCCAAGTGCCGTTGTCGGCGCGGCGGATCGCCAGGAGGCGGCCATCTTCGCGCACCACTACTCCGGCGACAGATACGGAGTGCAGCGGTGGCGAGGTTGCTTCCTGTGATTGACTCATGTACAGGAGCATAGGAGGAAGAGAAGGGCTATGGAAACAACGGTAGGAGGGGAGAGGTCCGTACCTCGGTACGTGCAGATCGCCGAAGAGATCGTGCAGCAGATTCGGGCAGGCGTCCTCAAGCCTGGTGACATGGTGCCGAGTGAGTCCGAACTCGTGGACCGCTACAGCGTCTCCGGCGGGACGATCCGCAAGGCCATGGCCGAAGTGCGTGCGAGCGGGCTCGTCGAGACACGGCACGGCAAGGGCTCCATCGTGAAGGATCGGCCGCCCGTACGGCATCGCTCCTCTGATCGCTTCCGGCGCTCGCTCCGGCAGGGCGGCAAGGCTGCGTACCTCGCCGAGTCCGCGCAGTCCGGGGCCACGGCCAAGGTGAGCGTCCTCTACATCGGTCCGATGGAGGCTCCCGAGGATGCCGCCCGGCGGTTGGGCGTCCCCGCCGGCGCTCAGGTGCTTGCCCGGCGGCGGCTCTACTTTCGCAACGGCACTCCGGTCGAGACGGCGTCCTCGTACCTCCCGTGGGACGTCGTGAAGGAGATCCCCGAGCTGTTCGCGGAGAACCCCGGCGGTGGTGGCATCTACGCCCGACTCGAAGACCATGGCCATGAGTTCGCGGAGTTCCTCGAGACGCTGCAAGCGCGCCCGGCCTCCAAGGCGGAGTCGTCCGAGCTGGCGCTCAGCCCCGGTGCCCCGGTGGTTCACCTGGTCCGGGAAGCGCGTACGACCGAGGGCCGTGTCGTCGAGGTCTGCGACACGCTCATGGCCGCTGACCAGTTCGTTTTCGAGTACCGGATCCCGGCCGCCGACTGACGCGCGCTCAACTCCCCGCAGCCCGTCGCGAGTTCTTCTTCGCGGCGGGTTGACTCATGTACAGGAGTCAGGCACTCTTCTTCGTGTCACTCATATACATGAGTGACGGAGTCCAGCCCCTATAGAGGAGTGAACTGCTGTGCGTCAGATTCCCGTCGACACCGCCAACGCCACCGTGATGGTCGCCAAGACCCCGCAGCCCAAGGTCAAGGACCGTCGTACCGGTGAGATCGCCCTCGACAAGGACGGCGTGACCCTGATGACCGTGGAGGTCATGTTCTCCACGCCCGAGGAGGTCGAGATCCTCAAGCTCACCGTTCCGCAGCCCGGCGTCTCCGAGGACCTGGCCATGGGCACCCCGGTCGCGCTGACCGGTCTGGTCGCCTCGGCGTGGGAGAACGAGTTCAACGGGCAGAAGCGCCACGGGATCGCGTTCCGTGCGGTCGCCGTGACCTCGCTCGCCGCCGGTGCGTCGCAGCCCAAGGCGGCCTGATCATGACCGCCTTCACGGTCGCTCTGGTGCTGGTCGTCGCTGCCGCAGGTCTTCTGCGGTGGCGGCGCCCCGCCTGGTACTGGCTGACCTTCGGCGTCGTCCTCGCCGCGCTGCGGGTCGCCTTCCGCTACGCCTCCGTCATGGATGCCTGCGGGCTGACCGTCCCGCCCTCGCGCTGGCGCCTCGCCCTCGCCCGGGTGGCCAACCGCCCGGTTCCCGAGTCCCGTGCACCGCGCATCCTGCGGTTGCGTCCCACCCGGACCGGCCTGGTCCTGCGGCTCAAGCTCCGCCCCGGACAGGACGCCTTCGACGTCTCGGCCGCCACCGACCGGCTACGTCACTCCTTCGGGATGTACGGCGTCACTTCGCGCGAACTACGGTCTGGCGTCGTCGAGTTGCGGATGACCGGCTATGACGTCCTCCAGCGGGTGCAGATGCCCGCCAAGGTCGACCGTGCCCCGATGCGCATCCCGGTCGCGCTGCGCGAAGACGGTGCGATCCACTACCGCGACTATCGGACCGTTCCGCACGGGCTCACGCTCGGCGCCACCGAGTCGGGCAAGTCCGTGTATCAGCGCAACCTCGTTGCCGGGCTCGCCGCGCAGGATGTCGCCCTGGTCGGCATCGACTGCAAGCAGGGCGTCGAACTCTTCCCGCTCGCTCGCCGCTTCTCCGCCCTCGCCGACAGCCCGGACACCGCGCTAGAGCTCCTGGAAGCGCTCGTGACGCACATGGAGGACGTCTACCAGCTCATCCGCGCTCAGCAGCGCATCAGCGTCAACGTCCCTGACGCGGAGATCGCCGCCGACATTTGGGACCTGCCTGCGGACATGCGCCCGGTCCCGGTCGTCGTCCTGGTCGACGAGGTCGCCGAACTCGCCCTGTTCGCCACCAAGGACGAGGAGAAGCGCCGGGACCGCATCATCACCGCCCTGGTCCGCCTCGCCCAGCTCGGCCGCGCTTCCGGGATCTACCTGGAGATCTGCGGACAGCGCTTCGGCTCCGAACTCGGCAAAGGCATCACTATGCTCCGCGCCCAGCTCACCGGCCGCACCGCGCACCGCGTCAACGACGAAGCCTCCGCGAACATGGCCTTCGGCGACATCGCCCCGGACGCCGTCCTCGCCGCCATCCAGATCCCCACCGAGACCCCCGGCATCGCCGTGACCGGCGATTCCTCCGGCGGCTGGGCCCGTATCCGCGCTCCGCACACCTCGCTGCGCCAAGCCGTGAACATCTGCAACCGGCACGCCGACCGCACACCGGACCTGCCCGCACTCGCAGCCTTCCGGCCCGCCGTCGCCCCGCTGCCCTCGGTCCGCGTGCCGCTGTCCAAGACAGCGCCCGCCACCGCCTGACCTTCCCATCCCACGGTCGGCTTGACCGTCTCGCGCCGGGTCCCTACCCGCCCCATGCCCAAAACAGGAGGTGACTCCATGACCCACTCGATCCGCCCGGACGCCGTCCTCGTACAAGCCGTGATCGCCGGAGCACTGTCCTTCGCCCACCTGCACGACCTCGCCGCCGCTGCCGGACAAGACGGCTGGAAAGCCTGGGCCTACCCGATCAGCGTTGACCTGCTCCTTGTCGCCGCGTGGCGTCGGCTGCGTACCGATGGCCCATCCCGGCTGGCCTGGTGCTGGTTCCTGACCGCGCTCGTGGCCTCGCTCGGCGCCAACATCGCCACCGCCGGACTGCTCGACCTGAGCGACGTTCCGGCCTGGCTGCGCATCCTGGTCGCCGCCTGGCCCGCGCTGGCCTTCATGGGCGGCACGCTCCTCGCTCACTCGCCCACTGCCGAAGACCGGGTGCCGGATCGGCCGGCACCCGCAGCCCCCGACTCCGCTCCGCAGATCCCGGAACCTGCGGCCTCCGCCCCGGCCCCGGAGCCCTCCGAGAACCCCGCAGCTGAAGCACCCCCAGCCCTACCCGCCGCCGACCCGACCCCGACAACTCCGGCTGTCCCGGCCGCACTGGTCGACCACGCCCGCAAGGTCGCCGACGACCACCAGGCCCGAACCGGGTCCCGGATCGACGTCGACACCCTGCGCGCCCGCCTCGGCGTCCCGCAGCAATTGGCCGACGCCATCGCCGCCCAACTCACCTGACCGGAAGGAAGTCCCGGATGACCAGCAACCCGGCCGACCTGACGAGCGCCGACTACCTCGACGGCGCACGCGAGATGCACGTCGCCGGACGCCTCTACCTGGCCCACCTCCTCGCTGAGGAAGCCGCACAGCGCACCACCGACCCGGCCACCGCCCGCAGCATCCGCGCACAGTTCCCGCCCCCCACCCGGAAGGACTGACCGACATGCCTGCCCGCGACCACTTCCACTCCGTGATGCGGATCGGACCGGTGCAGATCGGCACCCACCGCGACCACCACGGGCACACCAAACACGCCGCCGTGTGCACCAACGACCGATGCGGCTGGTCCGCCGACTACTCCAGCCAGACCGCCGCCCAACTCGCCGCCCGCATGCACCGCTGCAAGGTCCGCTAGGAGGCCATCGCCATGGACGTCCCGCTCTGGCTCGCCCTGATCGCCGTCGGCTACCTCGGCATCAAGCTCATCCGCCCGCCCTGGTGGCTCGTGGCCGTGCTCCTCCTCGGCGGCTACCTCCTCGCCGACAGCCTGCTCTCCCCGGTCATCGACACCGCCGTCAAGTAACCACCCGCAGAAGGGAGTTCGGCCATGTTCCGCCCCAAGGTCCCGACCATGCCTCAGCCGACCGGCCTCGTCACCCCGCCCGCTGTCATCGAGCCGACCACCGCCGTCCAGCACACCCCGGCGGCCCCCGCACCCATGGCACTCGCCCCGGCTCCGGCCCGGCCCACCGTCCAGCTCACCCCTGGCGGCGTCGTCGCCCTCGTCGGCGGTGGTACGGCCGTGGTCCTGGTCGTCGGCGCCGTCCTCGTCTCGATGCTCCTCGCGGTCGCCATCACCGGCGCATCCGTCGCCATCTGCGCCCTGGTCATCCGCTCGCTCATCAACAGCGAGGCAAAGCGCCGTTGACCGGCCCCCGGGCGGCCTCAACCGCCAAGTCTCCGCCGCCCGGGAGCCGTGCCCCTCTCCGATCTCGCAACCGGAAGGAACCTCCAGCATGACCCCCCGCACCCGACCTCCGTCCTGCATCTGCCCGAACTGCAACGGCTTTGCGTCCGCCGCCATCACCCTCGGCGGACGCAACCGGCACGGCCACCTGCGGACCATCACCGCCCATTGCCCGGCCTGCCACGGCACTGGCACCGCCCGCCGTACGCCCGTCCGGGAGGGCGTCCGTGCCTGACACGCTGCTCGACCCGACCACCCTCGGCGACCTGCTGAGGGTGGCTTCGGCCGACGACTTCGACCGCTGGCAGGACCAGATCCGCCGTACCGGCGGCTGCGCCGATCCGATCCACCTCACCGGCTGGACCCTCGCCAAGGACAAGACGACCGGCGAGACCCTGCATCACTACTCCACCGAGAACGAGCCCGGCGGACGCCTCCGCCTCGCCTGCGGCAACCGCCGTGCCTCCCGCTGCCCCTCCTGCGCCTGGACGTACGCCGGAGACACCTACCACCTCATTCGCGCGGGCCTGGCCGGAGACGACCGCCGCGACATCCCCGCCACCGTCCGCGACCACCCCCGCGTCTTCGCCACCCTCACCGCCCCGTCCTTCGGCCCGGTCCACAACCGCCCTGACCGAGGTACCTGCCGCTGCGGCACCCGTCACCCGTCCGACGATCCCGCACTCGGCACGGCGCTCGATCCAGAGACGTACGACTACAGCGCCGCCGTTCTCTTCAACAACCACGCAGGGGACCTCTGGCAGCGCTTCACCACCCGCCTACGTCGCGAGATCGCCGCCCGCGCCGGACTCACCCGCCGTGAGCTCGCCGAACACGTCCGCCTCTCGTACGGCAAGGTCGCCGAGTTCCAGAAGCGCGGCGCCCTGCACTTCCACGCCGTGATCCGCCTCGATGGTCCGGAAGGCCCCGACACCCCGCCCCCTTCCTGGGCAACCGCCGACCTGCTCGCCGACTCGATCCGCGCCGCCGCCGCGCACTCCTACACCTCGGTCTCCGCCCCGGCCTCCGAGGACCAGCCCGCCCGGACGTTCCGGTGGGGCACACAGCTCGACGTCCGCCCGGTCAAGGCCTTCGGCGACGGCTCCGACATCACCGAACAGGCCGTCGCCTCCTACGTCGCCAAGTACGCCACCAAGGCCGCCGAGAACACCGGCACCCTCGACCGCCGCATCGGCGAACTCTCCGAACTCGACCGCCACCAGGTCCCCGACCACACACGCCGACTCATCAAGGCATGCAAGGAACTCGACCCCCTGTACTCGGACCGCCGCCTCTGGGCCTGGGCGCACATGCTCGGCTTCCGCGGCCACTTCTCCTCCAAGTCCCGCCGCTACTCGACCACCCTCGGCGAACTCCGCCAGGCCCGCGCCGACTTCCGCGCCGCCCAGGAGCGCGAAGCCCTCGGCCTCGGCGACCACGACCCGGACACCGTCCTCGTCCTCACCGACTGGCAGTACGCCGGACACGGCCACACCCCCGGCGAATCCGCCCTCGCCGCCACCATCGCCCGTGACCTCCAACTCAACCGCGAAACAGCACGCGAGGCCCTACGTGACCAACTCGCCCTGGAAGGAGCCGCAGCATGACCACTGCCATCCCTGAACTGCTGACCGTGTCCGATGTCATGGCGCGGCTCAAGGTCGGTCGCTCCAAGGTCTATGACCTGATCCGCACGCACCGGCTTGCCTCCATCAAGATCGATGGAGCTCGTCGCATACCCGCCGACGCCGTACGCGACTTCATCCAGCACCAGTTGGGCGAGGCTGCCTGATGACCAAGCGTCGGAGCCGCGGTGACGGCGGTCTGCACTGGGACGAGAAGCGACAGCGTTGGATCGCCACGGCGAACCTCGGTTTCGACCCGAGCGGCAAGCGGATCGTCAAGCGGGGGAGTGGCAAGACCAAGACGGAGGCGAAGAACAGGCTCAAAGAGGTGCTGCGGGACCATGAGGACGGTCTCGCTATCGCCCCCACGGGCTACACCGTTGCGGACGCCGTGAACGACTGGCTTGCCTACGGATTGGCGGGCCGAGACCCGGGCACAGTCGAGACCTGCACCCTGTTGAGCCAGAACCACGTGATCCCGGCTCTGGGTGCGCGGAAGCTCCGCGACCTCAGCGCGGAAGACGTCGACCGCTGGCTGGCCACAAAGGCCAAGACGCTCAGTACGCGCACCCTTCAAGCGGTCCACTCGTGCCTGAACCGCTCGGTCAAGCGGGCCATGGCGCGGGACAAGGTGAAGCGCAACGTCGTCGAGTTGTGCTCAGTGCCTCAGGGACAGCCGGGTCGCCCGTCCAAGGCGCTCACCTTCGCTCAGGCTGAGGCGGTGCTCAAGGCGGCCGAGGGGACCTCGATGCACGCGTACATCGTCGTCGCCCTTCTGACCGGTGCCCGCACCGAGGAACTCCGGGCGCTCACTTGGGACCACGTCTTCCTGAAGGGAAGGCTGGACGCCGATCCGCCGCAGCCTCCGCACATCGCGGTGTGGCGTTCGGTGCGGCGTGGC from Streptomyces sp. NBC_00878 harbors:
- a CDS encoding tyrosine recombinase XerC, with the translated sequence MTKRRSRGDGGLHWDEKRQRWIATANLGFDPSGKRIVKRGSGKTKTEAKNRLKEVLRDHEDGLAIAPTGYTVADAVNDWLAYGLAGRDPGTVETCTLLSQNHVIPALGARKLRDLSAEDVDRWLATKAKTLSTRTLQAVHSCLNRSVKRAMARDKVKRNVVELCSVPQGQPGRPSKALTFAQAEAVLKAAEGTSMHAYIVVALLTGARTEELRALTWDHVFLKGRLDADPPQPPHIAVWRSVRRGGDTKTRKSRRTLALPARCVEVLWQQFEDQGWERLAADDSWEEHGLVFSSAVGKPLDATNVRRAFRQALKDADGINADEWTPRELRHSFVSLLSDRGVPLEEISRLVGHSGTAVTEEVYRKQIRPVIQTGAVVMDGIFERDPKR
- a CDS encoding DUF2637 domain-containing protein produces the protein MTHSIRPDAVLVQAVIAGALSFAHLHDLAAAAGQDGWKAWAYPISVDLLLVAAWRRLRTDGPSRLAWCWFLTALVASLGANIATAGLLDLSDVPAWLRILVAAWPALAFMGGTLLAHSPTAEDRVPDRPAPAAPDSAPQIPEPAASAPAPEPSENPAAEAPPALPAADPTPTTPAVPAALVDHARKVADDHQARTGSRIDVDTLRARLGVPQQLADAIAAQLT
- a CDS encoding SpdD-like protein, giving the protein MFRPKVPTMPQPTGLVTPPAVIEPTTAVQHTPAAPAPMALAPAPARPTVQLTPGGVVALVGGGTAVVLVVGAVLVSMLLAVAITGASVAICALVIRSLINSEAKRR
- a CDS encoding FtsK/SpoIIIE domain-containing protein — its product is MTAFTVALVLVVAAAGLLRWRRPAWYWLTFGVVLAALRVAFRYASVMDACGLTVPPSRWRLALARVANRPVPESRAPRILRLRPTRTGLVLRLKLRPGQDAFDVSAATDRLRHSFGMYGVTSRELRSGVVELRMTGYDVLQRVQMPAKVDRAPMRIPVALREDGAIHYRDYRTVPHGLTLGATESGKSVYQRNLVAGLAAQDVALVGIDCKQGVELFPLARRFSALADSPDTALELLEALVTHMEDVYQLIRAQQRISVNVPDAEIAADIWDLPADMRPVPVVVLVDEVAELALFATKDEEKRRDRIITALVRLAQLGRASGIYLEICGQRFGSELGKGITMLRAQLTGRTAHRVNDEASANMAFGDIAPDAVLAAIQIPTETPGIAVTGDSSGGWARIRAPHTSLRQAVNICNRHADRTPDLPALAAFRPAVAPLPSVRVPLSKTAPATA
- a CDS encoding helix-turn-helix domain-containing protein, translating into MTTAIPELLTVSDVMARLKVGRSKVYDLIRTHRLASIKIDGARRIPADAVRDFIQHQLGEAA
- a CDS encoding GntR family transcriptional regulator gives rise to the protein METTVGGERSVPRYVQIAEEIVQQIRAGVLKPGDMVPSESELVDRYSVSGGTIRKAMAEVRASGLVETRHGKGSIVKDRPPVRHRSSDRFRRSLRQGGKAAYLAESAQSGATAKVSVLYIGPMEAPEDAARRLGVPAGAQVLARRRLYFRNGTPVETASSYLPWDVVKEIPELFAENPGGGGIYARLEDHGHEFAEFLETLQARPASKAESSELALSPGAPVVHLVREARTTEGRVVEVCDTLMAADQFVFEYRIPAAD
- a CDS encoding mobile element transfer protein; this translates as MPARDHFHSVMRIGPVQIGTHRDHHGHTKHAAVCTNDRCGWSADYSSQTAAQLAARMHRCKVR
- a CDS encoding NUDIX hydrolase yields the protein MLLYMSQSQEATSPPLHSVSVAGVVVREDGRLLAIRRADNGTWELPGGVLELSEAPETGVAREVFEETGIHVEVDELTGVYKNTTRGIVALVFRCKPSGGMERTSSESTAVAWLTPDEVSECMAEVYSIRLLDALDGNGPHVRSHDGKRLIPAG
- the repSA gene encoding replication initiator protein RepSA — its product is MPDTLLDPTTLGDLLRVASADDFDRWQDQIRRTGGCADPIHLTGWTLAKDKTTGETLHHYSTENEPGGRLRLACGNRRASRCPSCAWTYAGDTYHLIRAGLAGDDRRDIPATVRDHPRVFATLTAPSFGPVHNRPDRGTCRCGTRHPSDDPALGTALDPETYDYSAAVLFNNHAGDLWQRFTTRLRREIAARAGLTRRELAEHVRLSYGKVAEFQKRGALHFHAVIRLDGPEGPDTPPPSWATADLLADSIRAAAAHSYTSVSAPASEDQPARTFRWGTQLDVRPVKAFGDGSDITEQAVASYVAKYATKAAENTGTLDRRIGELSELDRHQVPDHTRRLIKACKELDPLYSDRRLWAWAHMLGFRGHFSSKSRRYSTTLGELRQARADFRAAQEREALGLGDHDPDTVLVLTDWQYAGHGHTPGESALAATIARDLQLNRETAREALRDQLALEGAAA